A genomic window from Quercus lobata isolate SW786 chromosome 10, ValleyOak3.0 Primary Assembly, whole genome shotgun sequence includes:
- the LOC115963073 gene encoding TMV resistance protein N-like, with amino-acid sequence MASPTKEELTSSSSSTRQWNHDIFLSFRGEDTRYGFTCHLYTALCNYGLNTFFDKNLERGEEISKELLKTIEMSMISIVVLSENYAFSIWYLDELVKILECRNTGQIRKVYPIFYKVTPSEVRKYEGKFGIALDNHEKKFKDDMEKVKRWKEALTEVANLSGHEYKNGEYESEFIKRIIEEISSIKSIHIKLPIAKYPVEVDSQAEAIESLLDVESNGVFMVGIYGLGGVGKTTISKAVYNRINDCFEGSCFLENVRENSKTNAGIIQLQERLLSKILRSRIVKVNSVLEGITMIKERFCNKKVLLILDDVDQSKEIENLLEYCNWLASGSRVIITTRDKNVLPNLGRDPQIRTYEVQKMNPCDALVLFNMHAFGNNNPKQGYSNLVEQIMSYVDGLPLALVTMGSDLYGKSIDQWTCAVEKYKKIPHGEIINKLKISYDGLEKRERDIFLDIACFFKGFKMDEVVNILDACKLSSSLGISKLIEKCLITVDIWSILWMHDLLQQMGREIIEQESEELENRSRIWCYEDAYKLLTENMGSNKIRGIMWYSPKPRLVKLQANAFKNMRNLKFLLVENVRISKGLKYLPNELRLLQWSEYDFPLPLKFYPHNLVVLNMPNSQIRLEKLLKQGRAFEALKNVNLCGCKFITKLPSLLCAPNLKNLDMRGCVNLIEVHESFGYLDKLERWDLTNCRNLMILPSLLVLKSLKYFNLSYCGRLEKFPAICAPNLVSLFISFCKNLIEVHESVGDLDKLEWWNLESCVKLEILPSRLQLRSLKYFNLSYCGRLEKFPAICAPNLEVLCFSFCKNLIEVHESVGDLDKLQCWDLERCIKLEILPSRLRLRSLQSLNLGNCGRLEKFPDIHPEMKYLEDLYMANSGIREWPSSFTHLTKGLHSFQLSNNENLWNFLHSRNKLQLLEEIDIPTVNSFDGFSGYGFPSLTSLQLYSWDGDITELDFQYFPLLRCLDIYDSNIISIPQSISGLARLRAIDIRNCKRLREIPTLPQSVRNVSVSGCPSVDPQSFSRLLIQFGGARSNISMDPIHDSESESEYEILYRLTLPVTEIPKYLKFNHQTFGNSVSFWVGKKFSKLAICIAFRTGEAHKYNDCGVKISINGCEQLDSVFYKNWTEEELWLLSISFEKLNKQKLSLQNHIEVEVIPLSSHDLLGNHTDLIKWLGANVECTCYPQNSDVTCFPLPCAMNGCGSSSISNDTELPPLRPVSSTSYASDSDHRVLNNGRNYILAGTGLQKRRRICL; translated from the exons ATGGCTTCCCCAACTAAAGAAGAATTaacctcctcttcttcttccactCGCCAATGGAACCATGATATCTTCTTAAGTTTTCGAGGTGAAGACACACGTTATGGTTTTACATGCCATTTATACACAGCTTTGTGTAACTATGGCTTAAACACCTTCTTTGATAAAAATCTTGAGAGGGGAGAAGAAATTTCAAAGGAACTTCTTAAAACCATTGAAATGTCAATGATTTCGATCGTTGTCTTGTCtgaaaattatgcattttctaTTTGGTATTTGGATGAACTTGTCAAGATTCTTGAGTGTAGAAATACTGGACAGATCCGGAAGGTTTATCCAATTTTCTACAAAGTGACTCCATCCGAAGTTAGAAAATATGAGGGAAAGTTTGGGATAGCACTAGAtaaccatgagaaaaaattcaaagatgACATGGAAAAGGTTAAGAGATGGAAGGAAGCTTTAACTGAAGTAGCTAACTTGTCTGGACATGAATACAAGAATGG TGAATATGAATCtgaatttatcaaaagaatTATTGAAGAGATATCAAGTATTAAATCAATTCACATAAAATTACCTATTGCTAAATATCCCGTTGAAGTAGATTCTCAAGCAGAAGCCATAGAATCGCTTTTAGATGTGGAGTCCAATGGTGTTTTCATGGTAGGAATCTATGGTCTTGGGGGAGTGGGTAAGACTACAATCTCAAAAGCCGTTTATAATAGAATTAATGATTGTTTTGAAGGAAGCTGCTTTCTAGAAAACgttagagaaaattcaaagaCAAATGCTGGCATTATCCAATTACAAGAGAGACTGCTTTCTAAGATCTTACGAAGTAGAATTGTTAAGGTGAATAGTGTACTTGAAGGAATAACTATGATAAAAGAAAGGTTCTGCAATAAGAAAGttcttttaattcttgatgatgtggatcaatcaaaagagatagaaaatttGCTTGAATATTGTAACTGGCTTGCTTCAGGAAGTAGAGTCATCATAACAACAAGAGACAAAAACGTTCTACCCAATCTTGGAAGAGATCCTCAAATAAGAACTTATGAGGTTCAAAAAATGAATCCATGTGATGCTCTTGTTCTTTTCAATATGCACGCCTTTGGAAACAATAATCCTAAGCAAGGATATTCAAATCTTGTAGAGCAAATTATGTCTTATGTTGATGGCCTTCCATTAGCTCTAGTAACAATGGGTTCTGATTTGTATGGCAAAAGTATAGATCAATGGACATGTGCAGTCGAAAAGTATAAAAAGATTCCACATGgagaaattattaataaactcaAGATTAGTTATGATGGAttggaaaaaagagaaagggatatttttcttgatattgcatgtttttttaagGGATTTAAAATGGATGAAGTTGTGAATATATTAGATGCTTGCAAATTATCTTCAAGTTTGGGTATTAGTAAACTTATTGAGAAGTGTCTCATAACTGTTGACATATGGAGCATACTGTGGATGCATGACTTGCTACAACAAATGGGTAGAGAAATCATTGAACAAGAATCTGAAGAGCTTGAAAATCGTAGCAGGATATGGTGTTATGAGGATGCTTATAAATTGCTGACTGAAAACATG GGGTCGAATAAAATTCGAGGCATAATGTGGTACTCACCTAAACCAAGATTGGTGAAATTGCAAGCTAATGCTTTCAAAAATATGAGAAATCTCAAATTTCTCTTAGTTGAGAATGTACGAATTTCTAAAGGGCTTAAATATCTACCCAACGAGTTAAGATTGCTTCAGTGGTCAGAATATGATTTTCCCTTGCCATTAAAATTTTACCCTCACAATCTTGTTGTGCTGAATATGCCGAATAGTCAGATTAGATTGGAGAAACTATTAAAACAG gGCCGCGCATTTGAAGCATTGAAAAATGTCAATCTCTGTGGGTGTAAATTCATTACAAAATTACCTTCCTTATTATGCGCCCCAAACTTAAAGAATTTGGATATGCGTGGCTGTGTAAATTTAATAGAGGTTCATGAGTCGTTTGGATATCTTGATAAGCTTGAAAGGTGGGACCTCACAAACTGCCGAAACCTTATGATTCTTCCAAGTCTCCTCGTGCTAAAGtcccttaaatattttaatctAAGTTACTGCGGAAGGCTTGAGAAGTTTCCTGCTATTTGTGCCCCAAACTTAGTGTCAttgttcatttctttttgtAAAAACTTGATAGAGGTTCATGAGTCAGTTGGAGATCTTGATAAGCTTGAATGGTGGAACCTCGAAAGCTGCGTAAAACTTGAGATTCTTCCAAGCCGCCTCCAGCTGAGAtcccttaaatattttaatctAAGTTACTGCGGAAGGCTTGAGAAGTTTCCTGCTATTTGTGCCCCAAACTTAGAGGTattgtgcttttctttttgtaaaaacTTAATAGAGGTTCATGAGTCAGTTGGAGATCTTGATAAGCTTCAATGTTGGGACCTCGAACGCTGCATAAAACTTGAGATTCTTCCAAGCCGCCTCCGGCTGAGATCCCTTCAAAGCTTGAATCTAGGAAACTGCGGAAGGCTTGAGAAGTTTCCTGATATTCACCCAGAAATGAAATATTTGGAGGATTTATATATGGCTAATAGTGGTATTAGAGAATGGCCTTCATCGTTCACGCATCTCACCAAAGGGCTTCACAGTTTTCAGCTGTCTAACAATGAAAACCTTTGGAATTTTCTGCATAGCCGCAATAAATTGCAACTACTCGAGGAAATAGATATTCCCACTGTCAATTCCTTTGATGGCTTTTCGGGATATGGGTTTCCGAGCTTGACATCTCTGCAGCTCTACTCTTGGGATGGAGATATAACTGAATTAGATTTTCAATACTTCCCTCTATTGCGCTGTCTTGATATATATGATTCCAATATTATTAGTATTCCCCAAAGCATTAGCGGATTAGCTAGATTACGAGCTATTGACATACGAAATTGTAAGCGGCTTCGGGAAATTCCAACGCTTCCACAATCTGTAAGAAATGTGTCTGTAAGCGGATGCCCGTCGGTGGATCCACAATCATTTAGCAGATTATTGATTCAG TTTGGAGGTGCAAGAAGCAACATATCAATGGATCCCATTCATGACTCTGAATCTGAATCTGAATATGAAATTTTGTACCGTCTTACACTACCAGTAACAGAGATTCCAAAGTACTTAAAATTCAACCATCAGACTTTTGGAAATTCCGTATCCTTCTGGGTtggtaaaaagttttcaaaattagcCATCTGTATTGCTTTTCGAACGGGGGAGGCACATAAGTACAACGATTGTGGTGTCAAAATTTCCATCAATGGGTGTGAACAACTAGATTCAGTTTTCTATAAAAATTGGACAGAAGAGGAACTGTGGTTATTGTCTATATCCTTTGAGAAATTGAATAAACAAAAACTATCTCTACAGAATCACATTGAAGTTGAGGTTATACCATTAAGTTCTCATGACTTGCTTGGAAACCACACTGATTTGATAAAATGGTTGGGGGCCAATGTGGAATGCACCTGCTATCCTCAGAATTCAGATGTTACTTGCTTTCCGCTTCCGTGTGCTATGAATGGTTGTGGGTCTTCCTCGATTTCGAATGACACTGAGCTCCCGCCTTTGCGACCTGTTTCCTCCACTTCTTATGCTTCAGATTCAGATCACAGGGTTCTT aacaatggaagAAATTACATACTTGCTGGAACAGGACTCCAAAAGCGAAGAAGAATTTGTCTCTGA
- the LOC115962977 gene encoding stemmadenine O-acetyltransferase-like, whose translation MMMDVDIISREIIKPSSPAIHHIKPFKLSLLDQITPTTYAPLILFYPKNHIHSKNPQAHLKNSLSETLNSFYPFSGRMKDNLFIDYYEEGIPYNEARVHCCLSKFLQNPKTESLNHFLPCSPFRKEPNPMEAAQFAVQVNIFDCGGIAIGLCASHKITDGITLSAFLSTWAATTGGPCNKLVSPNFTEASSLSHFPPQNILPHIAKPLVERLWFREGKYKTRRFVFDAKAIATLRAKARSERVENPTRVESLSGFICKHARAASRLASGSPRPSILAQAISIRRKAKPRLSDSSMGNIFWWALAAYDYNSAESTEIEMRGLVATLKEAVSKIDSDVRILQGHEGFIGLIEYAIQKAATVVFSRENPEIFAFTSWLTFGFNEIDFGWGKPIWVGLMGEVGSGRKLTILQNAIYGKGIEAWVTLDENVMAILEDDAEFLALATLNPSVISQ comes from the coding sequence atgatgatggaCGTTGATATCATCTCAAGAGAAATCATCAAACCATCTTCACCAGCAATTCATCATATAAAACccttcaaactctctctcttggACCAGATCACTCCTACAACCTATGCTCCACTTATCCTCTTTTACCCCAAGAACCATATTCATTCCAAGAATCCCCAAGCTCACCTAAAAAACTCACTTTCAGAAACCCTAAATAGTTTCTACCCATTTTCTGGAAGGATGAAAGACAACCTCTTTATTGATTATTATGAAGAGGGCATTCCATATAATGAGGCCCGAGTCCATTGCTGTTTGTCTAAATTTCTTCAAAATCCTAAAACGGAGTCGTTAAACCATTTTCTTCCTTGCTCTCCATTTCGCAAAGAACCAAACCCAATGGAAGCTGCCCAATTTGCTGTACAAGTGAACATATTTGATTGTGGTGGAATAGCAATCGGTTTATGCGCGTCACATAAGATCACAGATGGAATCACCCTGAGTGCTTTCCTTAGCACTTGGGCTGCCACTACAGGCGGGCCTTGTAACAAGTTAGTAAGTCCTAATTTTACCGAGGCATCATCATTATCACACTTTCCTCCACAAAATATATTGCCTCATATTGCTAAACCTTTAGTGGAAAGGCTTTGGTTCAGGGAAGGCAAGTACAAGACAAGGAGATTTGTGTTTGATGCCAAGGCCATAGCTACTCTAAGGGCAAAGGCAAGGAGTGAACGAGTGGAAAACCCAACCCGAGTTGAATCACTATCTGGTTTCATTTGTAAACACGCTAGAGCTGCTTCTAGATTAGCATCTGGTTCTCCAAGGCCATCTATACTGGCCCAAGCGATAAGCATCCGGAGAAAAGCAAAGCCACGCTTGTCGGATTCTTCTATGGGTAATATCTTTTGGTGGGCATTAGCAGCCTACGATTATAACTCAGCAGAGTCGACAGAGATCGAGATGCGTGGCTTGGTGGCAACCCTCAAAGAAGCTGTGTCAAAAATCGACAGTGATGTGAGAATTCTGCAAGGTCACGAAGGTTTTATAGGCTTGATCGAGTACGCAATCCAAAAGGCTGCAACGGTAGTATTCTCCAGAGAGAACCCTGAAATTTTTGCTTTCACCAGTTGGTTAACATTTGGTTTCAACGAAATCGATTTTGGATGGGGAAAACCCATTTGGGTTGGGCTGATGGGGGAAGTAGGCTCCGGTAGGAAACTCACTATTCTCCAAAATGCTATCTATGGCAAAGGAATTGAAGCATGGGTGACCTTAGATGAAAACGTTATGGCTATATTGGAGGACGATGCTGAATTCCTCGCCTTAGCTACTTTAAACCCAAGTGTGATAAGCCAATGA